In Acidimicrobiales bacterium, the genomic stretch GACAGGATGGGCGAGGTACGTGCCACAACGGTGGTGGCCGCCGACGGCATGTGGTCGCCGACGCGACGCCTACTGAGGCTGGCCGACAAGGGCTACCGGGGTGAGTGGCACGCCTTCCGGCAGTACGTAGCCGACGTCGGACCGGCGGCGGCCGACCTCCATGTCTGGTTCGAACCCGACCTACTACCCGGCTACGCCTGGTCGTTCCCCCTCTCCGGTCGTCGGGCCAACGTGGGCTTCGGCGTGCTCCGCGGAGGGCGGGTCGCCGTGGGTGACACCGGGCGACTGTGGGACGAGCTCCTGAACCGACCGGCCATCCGGGAGGTTCTGGGTCCCTCAGCCCGACCAGTGGGGCGTCGCATGGCCTGGCCCATCCCGGCCCGGGTGGGCTCGTCGGCACTGGACCACGGACCGGTCCTGTTCGCCGGGGACGCCGCGGCGGTCACCGATGCCTTGACTGGCGAGGGCATCGGCCAGGCCCTGTTGACCGGGATCCTGGCCGCTGAGGCCTCACTGGCTGGAGGTGGACAGGACCGGGTGGCGGACCGGTACCGACGGTGGGTACTCGGTGACCTGCGGGCCGACCACCGGATGTCGGTCGCCCTCCAGCGGATCCTTGCTCGCCGAATTGGTGCCGACGGTGCCGTCCGTCTCGCCGGGATATCGCAGTGGACCCGGCAAAACTTCGCCCGCTGGATGTTCGAGGACTACCCCCGGGCCCTGGTGGCTACCCCTCGGAGGTGGAGCCGGGGAGCGCTCTCCACCTCGGGCGCCTACCAGGACAGTGGCTGAACGCCTCCCCGATTGGGGCGAATCGGCTCCCGACCCTGCCCGCCGTAGGCTGGATTAGTGGCTACCGCCGAGGTGCCGGCCCCCGAGCCGGCTGACCAGCCGGCCGATCTCTCCGCTCCGCCCGACCCGGACCTCCAGGACTACGCGGCCGGACTACTGGACGAGGTATCGGACGACGACTCTCACCCGCTGGGTCCGATCGGCGCCTCGCTGGACGAGGCGGTGGACCGGATCTGGGACCGGCTTCGGGGAAACCCGGCCATGGACCGGCTCTTCTACACAGCCAGCGAGTTGGGCGACTTCAGCCTGATCTGGCACCTCCTAGGCACGGCCCGTGGCGTGGCCACCCGCGGCGGAACCCGGGAGGCGGCCCGCCTGGCCCTCGCCCTGGGGGCCGAGTCGGCACTGGTCAACGGCGCCGTGAAGTCTGTCTTCAAGCGTGAGCGACCCATCCAGGACGGGGAGCGGCCCCACCACCTGCGCCTTCCGCTAACTAGCAGCTTTCCGTCTGGACATGCCTCGGCGGCCTTCCTGGCTGCCACTTTGCTCTCAGAGCGATCGAAGGTGAAGCCACTCTGGTACGGGTTGGCCTCCGTGGTCGCCACCTCGCGGATCCACGTCCGGATCCACCACGCCAGCGATGTGCTGGTGGGAGCGGGGGTCGGCTTGGCGCTGGGGCGCCTAATCCGGAAGGTCTTCCCGCTGCGCTGAACCGGGCCGACCGGCCCGGTGGTCAGTTGGTGGGAGCGGCCTCGAGTTCGGCGTCACTCGCCGCCAGTAGCAGGCGAAGATCGAGAAGGAGGTCGGCGACCTCCGAGGCAGCGATCAACTCACGGCTCTTCGTGGTCCCCAGGCCGCGGTCGATGATGGCCCGGATCTCTTCGATCGTCGCCGTATCGAGTGCCTCGGTCACCGCCATGTCCTCCCGCTTCTCGTCGATCGCCCCACCCTAGACGGCAATCGGGGAGAACGGCGCCACAGATTCCCCGATCGGGATCTGAAACGTCGCTCTTAGGCCCCCCTCAGCGGGGGTTGCGGAACTGGCAGGTCTGGCTGGCCGTAGCCAGCAGGTGGCCGTCCTCGGCCCACAGGTGGACCGTGCCGTGGGCGTAGCCGTGTACGAGGCTGCCTACCCGGACGTCCACCAGGATCCACTCGGTGTCGACCGGATCGACGACCCGGAGGGTGTTGTCCAGGCTCTGTCCCCCGCCCAGGCCGCCACCCACCGCGTCACGGCCACCCCACGGGACGTAGTCGCCGAGCACGGCCAGAAAGGCCGGATCGACCACCAGGTGGCCTGGAACCCGCACCCACATTGCAACCCGCCCGTCGTCCATGGCTGGCTCGTGGTCGACGGTGCGCCCCCGCACCAGGCGCCGCTCCAGGTTGGCCGAGACCGACCGGGTGGCGGACCGGCTGGGAAAGGGTGGACAGTCCTCCGGTGGTGGGGCGTCCGGCGGGGAGACCCACACGCCGGACCGGGCAACGTCTCGCCGGCCCAGGGTGGCGAACACGGCGATGACCTCGCGACCGTCGACGTGGCCCCGGGCCCTGGCTTGTGTGGTGGCCCGACCCTCAGC encodes the following:
- a CDS encoding NAD(P)/FAD-dependent oxidoreductase, producing the protein MEVDLAIVGGGPAGSAAAVTAARAGASVLVVDKASFPRDKCCGDGLTTLALRLGEELGLDPGAIAGWQVVDGAVLHSPSGRTIRFPLPRDDGQYAAVVPRREYDAALLDLAHRAGANVRVGHAMVGIKVDAKGATLAVDRMGEVRATTVVAADGMWSPTRRLLRLADKGYRGEWHAFRQYVADVGPAAADLHVWFEPDLLPGYAWSFPLSGRRANVGFGVLRGGRVAVGDTGRLWDELLNRPAIREVLGPSARPVGRRMAWPIPARVGSSALDHGPVLFAGDAAAVTDALTGEGIGQALLTGILAAEASLAGGGQDRVADRYRRWVLGDLRADHRMSVALQRILARRIGADGAVRLAGISQWTRQNFARWMFEDYPRALVATPRRWSRGALSTSGAYQDSG
- a CDS encoding phosphatase PAP2 family protein, which codes for MATAEVPAPEPADQPADLSAPPDPDLQDYAAGLLDEVSDDDSHPLGPIGASLDEAVDRIWDRLRGNPAMDRLFYTASELGDFSLIWHLLGTARGVATRGGTREAARLALALGAESALVNGAVKSVFKRERPIQDGERPHHLRLPLTSSFPSGHASAAFLAATLLSERSKVKPLWYGLASVVATSRIHVRIHHASDVLVGAGVGLALGRLIRKVFPLR
- a CDS encoding thioesterase family protein; its protein translation is MVRRSYLSTELRRGPTPRTWILPLTEDECSGAGRLFGGTGLGAAVRALEADAARPLVWATAQFISHAVPGEDLTLEVDLLAEGRATTQARARGHVDGREVIAVFATLGRRDVARSGVWVSPPDAPPPEDCPPFPSRSATRSVSANLERRLVRGRTVDHEPAMDDGRVAMWVRVPGHLVVDPAFLAVLGDYVPWGGRDAVGGGLGGGQSLDNTLRVVDPVDTEWILVDVRVGSLVHGYAHGTVHLWAEDGHLLATASQTCQFRNPR